A portion of the Archocentrus centrarchus isolate MPI-CPG fArcCen1 chromosome 19, fArcCen1, whole genome shotgun sequence genome contains these proteins:
- the LOC115797967 gene encoding transcription initiation factor IIB-like isoform X2 translates to MSKRKADHETEAPVKRRVIELPIPSMNWKEDVSMVKGQKRKDHGECSSIPAKKKKLFEHVPNDREQPSSSMDTMKQDTFPVILKQPTGFGGRVTSDMASTSCRNAAKRLGRAHCPYHPDAYLVEDYSAGDLICTECGLVVVDRCIDVAAEWRVFSSEEDLKDPSRVGDAQNLLLNGGDLTTMISKGTGAASFDEFGNPKYQNRQTMSSSDQSMLNTFEAISTMADRIHLMGIIVDRANRLVKRVYEQKILKGRVNAIASACLFIACREEGVPRSYKDICAVFELSMKEIRRCVGLIMRGLQIVLDPIKAEDFTLRFSSNLGLPKEVQKAATFIARKAEELYLVPGRSPVSVAAAAIYMASQASAEKKTRKEIGDMAGVVDVTVRASYQLIYPRAAELFPPDFKFDTPVHKLPQL, encoded by the exons ATGTCTAAAAGAAAGGCCGACCACGAAACGGAGGCTCCAGTAAAACGGAGGGTCATTGAGCTTCCCATTCCTTCCATGAACTGGAAGGAAGATGTGTCCATGGTCAAAGGGCAAAAGCGGAAGGACCATGGAGAATGCTCCTCCATAccagcaaagaaaaagaaacttttcGAGCATGTGCCCAATGACAGGGAGCAACCATCCTCCTCCATGGACACCATGAAACAAGATACATTTCCA GTCATTTTAAAACAACCCACTGGATTTGGGGGCAGAGTGACGAGTGACATGGCGTCTACAAGCTGCAGAAATGCTGCAAAGAGGCTGGGCAGAGCTCACTGTCCCTACCACCCTGATGCCTACCTGGTGGAGGACTACTCAGCAGGGGACTTGATCTGCACTGAATGCGGCCTTGTTGTAGTTGACCGATGTATTGATGTAGCTGCTGAGTGGAGGGTGTTTTCCAGTGAGGAAGACCTCAAAGACCCATCCAGAGTGGGAGACGCCCAGAACCTGCTACTCAATGGAGGAGACTTAACCACCATGATCAGCAAGGGAACAGGAGCTGCCAGCTTTGATGAATTTGGAAACCCAAAGTACCAAAACAGGCAAACCATGAGCAGCTCCGACCAGTCCATGCTCAACACCTTCGAAGCGATCAGCACCATGGCGGATCGCATCCACCTGATGGGGATCATTGTAGACAGAGCAAACCGCTTAGTCAAGCGGGTTTATGAACAGAAGATCCTGAAGGGCCGAGTCAATGCCATCGCGTCAGCCTGTCTCTTCATCGCCTGCAGAGAAGAGGGTGTACCGCGATCCTACAAAGACATCTGCGCTGTGTTCGAACTCTCAATGAAAGAAATTCGTAGGTGCGTCGGTTTGATCATGAGGGGACTACAGATCGTTTTGGACCCCATCAAAGCAGAAGACTTTACGCTCCGCTTCTCCTCCAACCTCGGCTTGCCTAAAGAGGTGCAAAAAGCGGCCACCTTCATCGCCAGGAAGGCTGAGGAGCTCTACCTTGTGCCTGGCAGGTCCCCCGTATCGGTAGCTGCAGCTGCCATCTACATGGCTTCCCAGGCTTCTGCAGAGAAGAAGACTCGGAAAGAAATTGGAGACATGGCTGGTGTTGTAGACGTCACGGTCAGAGCGTCTTATCAACTCATCTATCCACGGGCTGCAGAGCTTTTCCCTCCAGACTTCAAATTTGACACACCTGTTCATAAACTGCCCCAGCTGTGA
- the LOC115797967 gene encoding transcription initiation factor IIB-like isoform X1, whose amino-acid sequence MPSKCLQSPFLTTVLLSFIDTKSTMSKRKADHETEAPVKRRVIELPIPSMNWKEDVSMVKGQKRKDHGECSSIPAKKKKLFEHVPNDREQPSSSMDTMKQDTFPVILKQPTGFGGRVTSDMASTSCRNAAKRLGRAHCPYHPDAYLVEDYSAGDLICTECGLVVVDRCIDVAAEWRVFSSEEDLKDPSRVGDAQNLLLNGGDLTTMISKGTGAASFDEFGNPKYQNRQTMSSSDQSMLNTFEAISTMADRIHLMGIIVDRANRLVKRVYEQKILKGRVNAIASACLFIACREEGVPRSYKDICAVFELSMKEIRRCVGLIMRGLQIVLDPIKAEDFTLRFSSNLGLPKEVQKAATFIARKAEELYLVPGRSPVSVAAAAIYMASQASAEKKTRKEIGDMAGVVDVTVRASYQLIYPRAAELFPPDFKFDTPVHKLPQL is encoded by the exons ATGCCTTCTAAATGCCTCCAGTCCCCTTTTCTCACCACTGTATTGTTGTCATTTATAGATACAAAATCCACAATGTCTAAAAGAAAGGCCGACCACGAAACGGAGGCTCCAGTAAAACGGAGGGTCATTGAGCTTCCCATTCCTTCCATGAACTGGAAGGAAGATGTGTCCATGGTCAAAGGGCAAAAGCGGAAGGACCATGGAGAATGCTCCTCCATAccagcaaagaaaaagaaacttttcGAGCATGTGCCCAATGACAGGGAGCAACCATCCTCCTCCATGGACACCATGAAACAAGATACATTTCCA GTCATTTTAAAACAACCCACTGGATTTGGGGGCAGAGTGACGAGTGACATGGCGTCTACAAGCTGCAGAAATGCTGCAAAGAGGCTGGGCAGAGCTCACTGTCCCTACCACCCTGATGCCTACCTGGTGGAGGACTACTCAGCAGGGGACTTGATCTGCACTGAATGCGGCCTTGTTGTAGTTGACCGATGTATTGATGTAGCTGCTGAGTGGAGGGTGTTTTCCAGTGAGGAAGACCTCAAAGACCCATCCAGAGTGGGAGACGCCCAGAACCTGCTACTCAATGGAGGAGACTTAACCACCATGATCAGCAAGGGAACAGGAGCTGCCAGCTTTGATGAATTTGGAAACCCAAAGTACCAAAACAGGCAAACCATGAGCAGCTCCGACCAGTCCATGCTCAACACCTTCGAAGCGATCAGCACCATGGCGGATCGCATCCACCTGATGGGGATCATTGTAGACAGAGCAAACCGCTTAGTCAAGCGGGTTTATGAACAGAAGATCCTGAAGGGCCGAGTCAATGCCATCGCGTCAGCCTGTCTCTTCATCGCCTGCAGAGAAGAGGGTGTACCGCGATCCTACAAAGACATCTGCGCTGTGTTCGAACTCTCAATGAAAGAAATTCGTAGGTGCGTCGGTTTGATCATGAGGGGACTACAGATCGTTTTGGACCCCATCAAAGCAGAAGACTTTACGCTCCGCTTCTCCTCCAACCTCGGCTTGCCTAAAGAGGTGCAAAAAGCGGCCACCTTCATCGCCAGGAAGGCTGAGGAGCTCTACCTTGTGCCTGGCAGGTCCCCCGTATCGGTAGCTGCAGCTGCCATCTACATGGCTTCCCAGGCTTCTGCAGAGAAGAAGACTCGGAAAGAAATTGGAGACATGGCTGGTGTTGTAGACGTCACGGTCAGAGCGTCTTATCAACTCATCTATCCACGGGCTGCAGAGCTTTTCCCTCCAGACTTCAAATTTGACACACCTGTTCATAAACTGCCCCAGCTGTGA
- the arhgap12b gene encoding rho GTPase-activating protein 12b, which translates to MKFLMKRPTLQTVKEKGYIRENVFGCDLATLCSHEKTTVPSFVQKCIHAVERRGLDIDGLYRVSGNLAVIQKLRFKADHDELDLEDGQWEDVHVITGALKLFFRELPEPLFPYSHFNKFISAIRIPDNHTKRNQMRDLIESLPDPNHDTMRLLFGHLHRVIEYGQDNRMTVQNVAIVFGPTLLRPEMESGNIAMYMVFQNQIVEFILNENNYLFQ; encoded by the exons ATGAAGTTCCTCATGAAGCGTCCCACGCTGCAGACGGTCAAAGAAAAAGGCTACATCAGAG AAAATGTCTTTGGTTGTGATCTTGCAACACTGTGCTCACATGAGAAGACCACTGTTCCGagttttgtgcagaaatgtaTTCATGCAGTAGAACGGAGAG GTTTGGACATCGATGGACTCTACAGAGTCAGTGGGAACCTCGCTGTCATTCAGAAACTGCGCTTCAAGGCCGATCATG ATGAGCTGGACCTCGAGGACGGTCAGTGGGAAGATGTTCACGTCATCACCGGAGCACTGAAGTTATTTTTCCGGGAGCTGCCTGAGCCGCTTTTCCCATACAGCCACTTTAATAAGTTCATCTCAGCCATCA GAATTCCTGATAACCACACAAAACGGAATCAGATGCGTGACCTCATCGAGTCACTTCCGGATCCAAACCATGACACAATGCGGCTCCTTTTTGGGCATTTACACAG AGTTATTGAATATGGACAGGATAATCGTATGACTGTACAGAATGTGGCAATCGTGTTCGGCCCAACGCTGCTTCGGCCGGAGATGGAGTCTGGAAATATCGCCATGTACATGGTCTTCCAGAACCAGATAGTGGAGTTCATCCTGAATGAAAATAATTATCTCTTCCAGTAA